A genome region from Salvelinus alpinus chromosome 26, SLU_Salpinus.1, whole genome shotgun sequence includes the following:
- the LOC139554583 gene encoding germ cell-specific gene 1-like protein: MLENMSRCNRSLLSLSLTSLALALSILAFCTSYWCEGTHKVVKPLCLSPVKLKNCGQNNSQPYTTESPTMDPKKPANNVTLSPQEKEEQARLQKKALTNAVHYIWETGEDKYMLRYFHTGFWLSCEAHNEEEKCRSFIELTPGETQGVLWLSVVSEFAYIGLLAMGFLLMWVEVLCLCAHKEMYALKINAFAAICTVLSGLMGMVAHMMYTTVFQLTVSIGPKDWRPQTWDYGWSFALAWISFSCCMAAAVFTLNSYTKTLIEMKHRVRVRLEEARAAIQAPSYDEVLQAAGGIYSGSSLLQHCHQGALIDPMCEGRGPLVGPGVPDPRGLVVMAGGCGTEGCEDCEREMDEIEDALDREEREEMEREDCERC; encoded by the exons ATGCTGGAGAACATGTCACGGTGCAACCGCTCCCTGCTCTCTTTGTCCCTGACTTCGCTGGCCCTGGCACTGTCCATTCTGGCCTTTTGCACCTCGTACTGGTGCGAGGGGACCCACAAGGTTGTCAAGCCCCTCTGCCTCTCCCCGGTCAAGTTGAAGAACTGCGGGCAGAACAACAGCCAGCCCTACACCACAG agAGTCCCACTATGGACCCTAAGAAGCCGGCAAACAACGTCACCTTGTCGCCCCAGGAAAAGGAAGAGCAGGCGAGGCTTCAGAAAAAGGCCCTCACCAACGCAGTGCACTACATCTGGGAGACGGGCGAGGACAAGTACATGCTGCGCTACTTCCACACAGGTTTCTGGTTGTCCTGTGAGGCACACAATGAGG AGGAGAAGTGCCGAAGCTTCATTGAATTGACTCCAGGGGAGACACAAG gggTGCTGTGGCTGTCAGTAGTATCAGAGTTCGCGTACATAGGCCTGTTGGCCATGGGCTTTCTCCTCATGTGGGTGGAGGTGCTGTGTCTCTGTGCCCATAAGGAGATGTACGCTCTCAAGATCAACGCCTTTGCCGCTATATGCACTGTCCTTTCAG GTCTGATGGGAATGGTGGCTCATATGATGTACACCACAGTGTTCCAGTTGACTGTGAGCATTGGGCCAAAAGACTGGAGACCACAAACCTGGGACTACGGCTGGTCATTTGC TCTGGCCTGGATCTCCTTCAGCTGCTGCATGGCGGCGGctgtcttcaccctcaactcctaCACCAAGACGCTGATAGAGATGAAGCACCGCGTCCGCGTTCGTCTGGAGGAGGCCCGGGCGGCCATCCAGGCACCTTCCTATGACGAGGTGTTGCAGGCGGCCGGGGGCATCTACTCAGGCAGCAGCCTGCTCCAGCACTGCCATCAGGGGGCGTTGATCGACCCCATGTGTGAGGGAAGGGGGCCGCTGGTGGGCCCGGGGGTTCCAGACCCCAGAGGGCTGGTGGTGATGGCTGGTGGCTGTGGGACAGAGGGGTGCGAGGACTGCGAGAGGGAGATGGACGAGATTGAGGACGCCCTAgacagggaagagagggaggagatggagagagaggactgtgAGAGGTGCtga